The Cyprinus carpio isolate SPL01 chromosome B19, ASM1834038v1, whole genome shotgun sequence DNA window ATCTCTACCTGAGCTGTCTGAATCAGTGTCTGGCTTTTCATCCGTGTCTGTGAAGCAAAGGTTTAAACAGTGAATCAGTAAATcattatatatcacacacacacacttgggaATATAAGAGGGAggtttaatttagaaatattgaaATGCTTGTTGTCTGAATCCagaaattaaatttctgtcattgtagttcatatttatatttatacacattgGTAAATAacgacaaaatttgcatttatggGTGATAGAAGTTATCCTTTTATATTAACATACATGTCTTTATTCAGTTAGTGTGTTGGTTTACCTGTAGATTCCTTTTCTTTTGAATCTGTATCAGCAtgatctgcatctgaaatagtaTGCAACATATTTAAATTGATCGTCTCATGATGCGATCTGTCTGATTTGtcacatttgtttctgtgatttcTCATACCTGTGCTGTCCTCCGCTGATGGTTTCTCATTGTTCTCATCTGCAGCAGATAAAGGAAAGTCGTTCACTGGGAGTATATTGCACACATGTGCATTCTGTATCCTATGAAAATAGGTATTTGGCTTTTACCCACCTGAATCGCTTGTCTTCTGCTGCGATGCATCTGTTTCTGTATTAGTGTCTGTGTCCGtatctgttgtgtctaataaagaaattgaaatcaaatatatttcacaacAAATTGCAATTTGCACCTGTTATCCTTAGGATGGGATGCATGTCTTTTATAGTTTGGATTCAATGTTGATTCACTTtggattttatgtattttaatcagATAgtctttacaaaaaatatttgttaaaatattggtATTTATATGGAGATCATACATAGGGAGTAAAATGTTTAAggaatttaaaagtgaaaaagtaagggatgcattttcatatttgtaCGAAATgacctgttgttgttttgtgtgtaagAAACTGATGCACAGGTTATGTTGTACCTATTGAATCTAGGCCGCTGGTGGCTTCATCCAGGCTTTTGTCACCTGAAATGTGTCGAGCTGTTAGATTGAGCAATATTTCACTCAAATATATGTCAAACAACAGTGAATGCCATGAGATGAGTCTTACTGTTTGTATCTGATGTGTCAGGAGCACCATCAACCTCTTTAAAGAAAGAACATTTGTAGAAAAGATAATTATTTCTAATGTCATTATAAAGTGGTTTTCATGCCTTAAAATGACTGCTAATGCAAGTGTAGGATATGGAGGTTTGTTTCcgtaactttttatctcacaattctgacttttcttctctcaattcataatttatatgagaaataaaatctgaagtgctagatataaactcacaattctgagaagaaaataaCTGTTAGATGTAAACGTGTAATTGCAAGAAAGTCACAATTGTCAAATAAGTCACAATAaccttatatattatttattttttcagatttgtgagttttaaactcagaattctgagaaaagaagtcagaattgcgagacgtcacaattatgaaataaaaaggtgCAATTACCTTATttgtttcttattcttttttttaatttaaatatacattttgaggGCAAAcgtcagaattgcgtgatgttAGCTTGCAATTACAAGATACAAACTcactattctgagaaaaaaaaagagaattaggagatataaacttgcaactgtgagaaaaaagaacaaattgtgagctaaaaagtcgcaattaacCTTATTTTCTGTATAATCATAATGActaatcacaaaaatataatcactttatGGAGTTTATATTGGTACACTTAGTTTACAACGTCAACAAAGACCAAACATCACCCTGCTTTTCATAAATGAATTGATTTTCATTATGTTGAATGTTTAATGTTGGAGAGTGACACTTGTGAAGGGgtttcttactcagtatttttgccctgatttttcagtacacatatttacacattCCTCAAAATCATGATTCATTTACTTGAAGTAAAATGACTTGAGGTATTAAGTCTCGTCTCATGGAGAATTTATCAAattgagtttatttaaaaaaaaaaaaaaaaaaaaacccagtgacAGAATCtaaattcagttcattttaagcattaatttaaaattcttgtatttaatcattatgattaaacagaaaagaatgcctattatggaagcttgtttcctgTTGACTGAGTGTCTCCTATACTTTGCAGTCTATTGCCAATTCTTCTAGTTCATTGATGCTGAACACACAGCAGTTAAAGATTAACGGGTGTGTTATCACACTCATTCATGTGTTATCTTGATATCAATGCGCAGGTGAAAATCTGTGACAGCTGTGTGATTCAGTGGTCAGGTCAtgaagtctttctttcttttatttctagATTCTAGATCTAGATTCTTGATATCAGAAACTGACCTGGTTTTTCAGTGGTGTCAGACGAGTCACTGGGACCTGAAATCAAAGAGGAGATTTAACACAGTGTGATGATTCTTATCTATTCAAtcctatacttttttttttctcgattttgaattcaactcaaactgtctCAGAAACATCTTCAGAATGAAAAAGTGTTTCTTACCTCCTTGTTTCTCTGCTGAATCATTCCCATCTGTAGTTCCTGTTTAAAAGaggattttaaaatttattttcatttgaaaatctttttgtatttagaattatttttctgtactattatagtatttattaatattttgaattagcatacacattttccagttatttttcaaaaacaaatttcattttagttttagtttaagttttaatcaTTTGTGCTTTTTGTCCTTTGTGTTGTttcttatatttctatattttagatatttattttagtaattttagtacttatttgctaaagcaacatttctcatttttatttgttttagttaatttaatagGTTTTAGTcaattttcattttgcttttctcatttttattagttttatttatatatttatatttagcattatttcagttttagttttcagaACTTTAACTTCATCTTaaattttgtttcagttagttaccaacgcaacatttctaatttttttatttaggtttattaAGTGTAAGTTTTgaatctaagtttttttttttttcaattaatgaaaatgattttaaccgtttatttcttaatatttcaaCAGCTTTAATGGTTAATATTAACAAGTTTTGTTTCcatcctatatatatatgtgtgtgtgtgtatatatatatatatatatatatatatatatatatatatatatatatatatatatatatatatatatatttttttttttttttagttaacaataacaacagtgcTGTCTGTCTAAACTTTGATGTTAAAATTCAAGTTCATGTCCATGTTATTAGACTTTCTggttatataacatattttacagCTAGAATTCATCATATATCAGCCAGACCAACCTGAGTCTCCATTTCCAGGGACTGGAGTTGGAGAagctgaaaaaagagagaaaaacagatgacCTCCAAAACCTTTTATGGTAAATTGATTTATGCAGAAATAGAGCTCGTATTCATTGCACCTTACCATTGAGGATCCCTAGGGCTGCAGCCGCCTCTGAGAAAGTGAGAACAAAACACAATCAGTGACATAAACCAGATCATATTCATTTTGAACCAGATTTTGTCCTCTTTGTAACTAGCCTGCCTGCCCAGAGGATGTATAGAGCTATAAAATCAATGTGCAAAACAATTTGGGATCTGATGAGAAAttagttcatattgagatctctaaCTTTTAATTGCAGACATTGGTATCTGAGGCATTGCTGAAATCACTTCTGAAACACACATGAGATTACTGGGGCCTTTTCCTAAGGAAAAGTAAGTCTAATTTCACCCCATTTCTgtttaggagaaaaaaaactaGGATTAAAGAGGGATTTTTCTGTCTATAATGGCTTTCTTGAACAATTGTTTAGTAGTACAATGCAGTTCATTGTTCTTTCACAGCTCATGCATTCAAAGGCAATAATTAACTTAAAAAGTCACCATTTGCATTACAATTAAGGTTAATGTGTATAAGAGCCTCATTCTTACCATCATTATCTGTTCCATCTGCATcaaaacaaaagacaagacaGTTAGTTAGTGGTCTTGAGTGCATTGAGCTATAAGAG harbors:
- the LOC109112068 gene encoding protein starmaker-like; protein product: MLSRTLVVPLIFALVGVSISAPINDGTDNDEAAAALGILNASPTPVPGNGDSGTTDGNDSAEKQGGPSDSSDTTEKPEVDGAPDTSDTNSDKSLDEATSGLDSIDTTDTDTDTNTETDASQQKTSDSDENNEKPSAEDSTDADHADTDSKEKESTDTDEKPDTDSDSSDGDSASVEKKDSDDAPDDANKTSTEIQMIHLTRILQTQMSSRTLMILTKTKQMETQMKRVTRKMTKTPAMTPVKTQKTRVEKPLRRQTKVTQTATRTLMR